From Mucilaginibacter gotjawali:
TCATAATCATAAAAACGGGCCATCCGGGTAGGAAAAAACAGTACGGCGCGGCCATTATGCCCCAATATTAAAAGCTCCATGTCGCGCTGCAACACCGGGCTGTACCATTTGTGATATTCTCGGTTCATTTACGGGTTGCAATATCATTACCCGACGTTAAGTTACCATAAATAAATGATTAACCCATATGCAGGATGCAATTTAAAATAATTGCACGCCACAAAGCATATCCTTTTGCACTCAGATGGAGCCCGTCGAAAGCAAACAGTTCGGGCCGGGGTTTGCCGCCCCCATCAAGCATCGGGCTAAAAACATCCACAAAATGCCAGTTGGCGGGGTAGGTATTTATTTCCTTTTCAATTAATGAATTGGTGAACCTGAAAACGTTGGCCATATGCCAGCGGGTGATGCTGGGCTTTAGGGAGATAAAATAAACAGGGATGTTGCCGAAACGGGCGTTTATTTTTACCGCCATCTCCTGGAAAAAAATAAAAACCTCTTCGGGGTGACGGCCATCGCCCAGGTCGTTATCCCCGGCATAAATAACCAGCCGTTTGGGTTGATATGGTTTCATTATCCGTTCAAAAAACCAAACGCAGGCAGCAAGTGTCGATCCGCCAAAGCCCAGGTTAACAGGCTTAAACCCAGGGAAATCTTTATCAAGGCTGCTCCATAGCCTGATAGACGAACTTCCGTAAAAAAGCGTTTCAGGTACAAAATTTAAATTTTGTGCCTTTTGTTCCAATTGTTTAACGTCATCTTCGTACCAGTACATGCGGTGTTGTTATACGGTCTTTTTTGTTTTAAAGATTGTCTTAAACGTGTGGCCGTGACAATTATGCCAAACCTAAAAATTCCGGCTGTAATCCGGGTATAAAAGTTTTAATTAAATAAATGAACCGACGCTCCGCTGTTTTTTGAATAGTCTGCTAAATACCATGCATTCAACTATTTTGGCTACTTAAATATCATTTTGTTTTTTGGGTGATTTTTAATAGCTTAGTTGCTAAGCTACGAACACAATGCAACTATTAAACTCAGATGACTGAAAAAATAATTTTCATGTGTAAACTGAGTTGTTTTGCTTTGCTATTTTTCTTAGTTCAAATTATTCCTGCAAAGGCTTTTTTATTACCATCGTTAAATGCACCGGGACATTGCAAGTTGGATAATATTGTTATTCCTGAGATAAAAACAAAAGCTGATACAGGTCAAATCGATCATTTTATTATTGCCGGACAAAGCAACGCGGTAGGAAAAGGGGATACAACTTTTTCTCCAAAACTCGCTATTGATATTGCCAGTCAATACTGGAATGGCGCCATCAGGGCAGCTAATGACCCAATTGGCCCGATTAGTGATAGCTTATACAGGGGCAGCGCCTGGCCGGCCTTTGCCTTGCGATATAACCAGTTAACAGGCCATAAAGTGGCCTTTGTGCAATGTGCAGTTGGCGCAACTTCGCAGGTTGCGGCAACAAAACCGGAAGTCGCCGGAACATGGGATACAACAGGCACTTTATTTACAACCATGATAGCCCGCAGCGACAGTTCAATGGCTGCCTTTACGACAGCAGGATACAGGGTGAATAACTGCGGGATGCTGTGGCTGCAGGGAGAACAGGACGCCGCGGGGATTGAAAATGGATCGATAACGGGTGAAGATTACTATCGGCGCGCAATTGTAATGATCAATAATTTTCATGCTCATTATGGCGCTAAGATCCCGTTTTACTTAATAAAAATAGGAGCGGAGGTAAAACCCGGCCACTACGGATTCGATACAATCAGGAACCGGCAGGAACAGCTGGCTAAAGCAGGATACGTTATTATTGTAAGCAGACTTGCTGCTTCATATATCAAAATGGGGTTGATGAACCCTATCCTAACATTAGGCAACCTGCATTACAGTCAACAAGGTTATAACGTGATCGGTATCAATGCCGCTGAAAACGTTGTAGCGGGCTATAAAAACAACAGGTTTAACACCCCCTCCCAAAATACCGATCTGGCAAACCTGGGCATCAGTAATGGAAAGGTATCGCCCGCATTCAATCCGAAAATCAACAGCTATGTGACTACCCTAACTACGGATACAACAAGCATCGTTCCGCCGGCTGCAGATACATCGGGTGTGGTGACGGTAAATGGCACTATTGTACCCTGGGGGGCTGTTTTACCTGTTGCAAACCTTAAATTCGGCGTAAACACTTTTTCCGTAAGTGTTGCCGCCCCTGGCGCCAGTGCCGCCAACACTTATATACTAGCCATCAATCGCGTCCCATCCCCTGACGCCAGCCTTGCCGCACTAACATTAAGCACAGGCAAATTAAACCCCAAATTTTCACCTGCGATCAATACGTACGTGGCTTCTACAAACAGCAACATTAACTCGATCTCGTTGACGCCAACCACAAGCGACGCAGGCACTGTCGTAACCGTAAATGGCGTTCCTGTGATGTCCGGTGTCGCTTCGGCGAATTTACCGCTAATTACCGGGGCAAACATGATCAATATTATTATAACAGCAGCTGATGGGATCAGCACGCAAACCTATACTATTACGGTCACCCGTGCTCCTTCAGCCAACGCCAAACTTTTAAATTTAACAACAAGCAGCGGGGCTTTGATTCCGGCATTCAGC
This genomic window contains:
- a CDS encoding SGNH/GDSL hydrolase family protein, which translates into the protein MYWYEDDVKQLEQKAQNLNFVPETLFYGSSSIRLWSSLDKDFPGFKPVNLGFGGSTLAACVWFFERIMKPYQPKRLVIYAGDNDLGDGRHPEEVFIFFQEMAVKINARFGNIPVYFISLKPSITRWHMANVFRFTNSLIEKEINTYPANWHFVDVFSPMLDGGGKPRPELFAFDGLHLSAKGYALWRAIILNCILHMG
- a CDS encoding cadherin-like beta sandwich domain-containing protein, with the translated sequence MDNIVIPEIKTKADTGQIDHFIIAGQSNAVGKGDTTFSPKLAIDIASQYWNGAIRAANDPIGPISDSLYRGSAWPAFALRYNQLTGHKVAFVQCAVGATSQVAATKPEVAGTWDTTGTLFTTMIARSDSSMAAFTTAGYRVNNCGMLWLQGEQDAAGIENGSITGEDYYRRAIVMINNFHAHYGAKIPFYLIKIGAEVKPGHYGFDTIRNRQEQLAKAGYVIIVSRLAASYIKMGLMNPILTLGNLHYSQQGYNVIGINAAENVVAGYKNNRFNTPSQNTDLANLGISNGKVSPAFNPKINSYVTTLTTDTTSIVPPAADTSGVVTVNGTIVPWGAVLPVANLKFGVNTFSVSVAAPGASAANTYILAINRVPSPDASLAALTLSTGKLNPKFSPAINTYVASTNSNINSISLTPTTSDAGTVVTVNGVPVMSGVASANLPLITGANMINIIITAADGISTQTYTITVTRAPSANAKLLNLTTSSGALIPAFSNNLTSYTKAVSNNVASIIVTPTAADSTATISVNGAIVPSRSPSGYIPLIVGANVINTIVTAQDGFSRQTYTITINRAASTNAKLLSLTTSSGALSPAFINTTGTYSKAVGNNVASITFTAKAADPTAVVKVNGTAVPSGTASAAIQLAVGSNTITIAVTAQDGVTAITYSIIVNRAASSNAKLLSLTTSYGAISPAFINTTVSYTKSVSNTISNITVTAKAADPSAVITINGIPVISGAASAVILLKAGTNLITILVTAQDGVTTNAYTIILTRLPSSNSRMSALHLSDVTLSPTFIGTTNSYTAAVANTVTSTTVTPKTAEPNATVTVNGTTVTSGTASAPIALSVGSNVITMTVTAQDGITLTIYTVTITRAAAPVNSIYDMASVSVVPGMPQISNDGISVNQGLSPNGDGLNDILMIKGITRYPDNKLMIMNRSGELVYEIKGYDNITKVFDGHSSKTGAMQLPGTYFYSLDYSADGIAKHKTGFIVLKY